ATGGATCAGCGTGAGGTTAGCCACCAAAACCAAGGTGAGGAGCAGACAGAACAGCGTGAGATGACGAATTGAACGATTCATGTTTTAGTTCCCCCCAGCAGGAGCAGCGGACAAGCTAGCAACGGGTTGTTCTTTTTGGGGCGAACGAGCAATGTGGGAAATCCGGAGGATCAACCCAAGCAGAATGTAGTTCGCCATCAGGGAGGAACCACCCTGGGACATAAAGGGGGTGGTAAGACCAGTCATGGGTAGCAGAGCAGTGATACCGGCACCCACCACAAAAACTTGGACGGCGATGGTCAGCGATAAACCAGCGGCTAATAGGGTTCCATAAGAATCCCGAGCTTGCATGGCAGTGCGGAAACCGCGGGTGATGAAGACGGCGAATAGCAGGAGCACAGCGGTAAGCCCAACAAATCCGAGCTCTTCACCGATCGCGGCCAGGATGTAGTCAGACTCGGCTACTGGCACCAAGTAGGGGTAGCCTTGGCCAATTCCGGTGCCGCTGATTCCGCCGAAAGACATGCCGAAAAGTGCCATGGATAGCTGGTATCCAGAGGTGGGGTCCAGGAAGTAGGCGACGCGTTCTTGGATCTTATCGGAAATAAAGTACAAACCTACGGCGCCGATGGCGATGAGTACCACGCCAATAAGTAGCCAGGATGCCCGGCCAGTGGCGAGGTAAACCATCCCCAGCACGGTAATGAATAACAACAGCGCCGGGCCAAAGTCATTTGCGCCGGCCATGATGATCATGGCGAAGGCCCATACCGCTAAAACAGGTGCCAGGTCTCGGAGCCGGGGGAAGTCCATGCCGAGGAAGCGATAGCCGGCAACCGTGAATAAGGCGCGTTTGTTGACTAGGAGTTGAGCAAAAAAGAGCAACAGCAGGATCTTGGAAAACTCTCCGGGTTGGACAGAGAAGGGGCCAAAGTTGATCCAGATGCGGGCGTCGGCGTTAATCGCGGTAGGCCAGGCTAGGGGCAAGGCAAGAAGAACCAACCCCACCAAACCCAGTAAGTAGCTATAGCGAGTAAGTACTCGATAATCCGGGAGGACCACAAGCACGGTGATCATTAAGGCAATGCCCACCAATGACCACAGAATCTGGCGATTAACCAAACCAGCTTCGGTGGCGAGGTCAAGGCGATAGATCATGACTAGCCCTAAGCCGTTGAGCACGGAGGTAACCGGCAGCATGATTTGATCGGCTTGAGGCGCGAGAATACACAGTGCGAGGTGGGCGAGGGTGAAGATTACGATGAACCCGCCAATAACCCACAGCATCTCAGTGCTCAGTGCATTTCCTTGGCTTAGTTCCAAGTTCACTAGGGTAATAGCAATAAAGACCGTAGCGACAATCAGCAGCGCCATTTCAGTGCGGCGAGCGGTGAGCTGTTTGAGGACGGACATTAGCGGTTGGCCTCCTCGGTGTTTTGGACTATACGGCAATCCACCCCAGGGGTGGTTCGGGCCCCAGCTTTATCTTCTTGTTGATTCTTGTTGCCTTCTCGGGTAACGCAGGCCGGAAGGGCCTCCGCTGCGAGGCGCTGTAGATCTTCTTTGACACTGTCATAGGAGCCGCTAGGCATAGAGCTCACCGAGCCTCGCGCAGATTCTGGTAGATCATTCAGCTTGAAAACCTGGCAGCTCCTGTCCTGGGTAGCATCTTCTGGGCTGAGCAGCCGCAGGTCACCGCTGCCATCAATGCAGGCGAGTTGGTAAGGGGAGTGGAGGTCATGGCCGAAAATAGTGTAGTTAGCACCTTGTTGAATAAGTAGTTCCTGCTGGTCGGTGACGCTGAGATAGAAATTCCGATCTAGGCGGCTGTTGAGCGCCCACCCACCAAGAAGCAGTGCAATAACGGCGACCAGTGCACTAATCATCCACACCCATCGGCTTTTGGTGTTGCGCGGTGAGTACGAATCTTCCTCAACGTGGGCAGCATCCGGGAGTGGCGGTTCGTCATTTTCGGAGGAGTGCCCGGTTAAAGGTTGGGGAACACTGCGACCATCCGGGGTAATAGTAGCCGGGCGACGTTGAATAGCTGCCGCCCGTCCAGCCGAAGAATCCGGCCAGTTGTCTTCTTCAGGTTCCCCCGCTAAGGCGCCTACGGTTTGGGGGACGTTCTTTATTGACTGCGCCCGGGAGTTGTCATCTCCCTCTTTAATGTCAGCGATAACAACGGTGACATTATCCGGTCCTCCTGAGCGTAGCGCTAAATCCACCAGGCGACGTGCTGCTTCTTCGGGAGTGCCCTGGCTGAGGGTGCTTTCAATAGTGGAATGAGTAACTGGGTCAGATAATCCGTCCGAGCATAGAAGCCAGCGATCACCCGGTTGGGCGTCGAAACTTTCCAGGGTAGGATCGACCGGCTCGCCAGTGTAGGCCTTCAAAATCACTGAGCGCCGAGGATGGGTAGAGACATCTTCCGGGGAGAGTTTGCCCTGATCTACCAGGGACTGCACAAAGGTGTCATCTTTTGTTATCTGGGTGAGTTTGCCATCGCGGAGCCGGTATCCACGGGAATCACCAACATGGCACAAGGCTAGTTCGGTGCCGTTAAAGAGCAACGCGGTGAGTGTGGTTCCCATCCCGGTGTATTCCACATGCTGCGCCGCTTCGCTACGAATTTCCTGATTGGCGTCTTCTGCCACGCTGCCGAGCAGCGCAGCCATGTCTAAGTCTTCTGGGTCAGCATCAAGCTGGGCTAAGTGCCGGATCATTAATTGTGAAGCTACTTCTCCGGCGGCATGGCCACCCATGCCGTCGGCAAGAGCCAAAAGATAGTTTCCGGCGTAGGCGGAGTCTTCGTTGTTGCCGCGTACTAGGCCTCGGTCGGACGCGGCGGCATAGTCAAAGTAGAGCGTCACGGAACCAACCTCACCGTTGTTCGACCAACTTTGATATCACTCCCTACAGCCACGCGCTCCGGCTGCTCAATACGGTATCCACCAAGATAGGTGCCGTTACGAGAAGCGAGATCCTCAATGAACCAATCATTGCCCCGCTTAAATAATCGGGCATGGTGCGAGGAGGCATAGTCATCCCCAACTTGGAAAGTGCAATCCTTCCCGCGGCCAATGACGATGTCATCGATTTGGTCAACCTCCAGATAAGAACCTTGGAGCGGGCCTTCAACAATTTGTAGCCGGGTGGCAGGGGGAGTGCGACGTATACTGCTTCCACCATGTGAAACGACAGACCCGTTGCCTTGGGCGGGCAGTGATCCAGAAACATTATCTGAATCCCGTTTCATGGCACGAACCGCCATGAGAACAAAGAACCACAACAGCACCAAAAGGCCGATCTTCATGATCAGCATGATGAGTGATTCCATGGGTGACAGGACCTCCTTGGCGAGCTGGCCGGTGCTGGGTTCTTAGTTCTGGGGGTTACCGGTTATGCGGACTTCGATATGTGAATGGCCCAGAGTGATGATGTCACCATCAGCCAAGAGCCAATTCTCTACCGGGGTGTCATTGACCGTGGTTCCGTTGGTGGATTGCAAATCAACGAGTACGGCGTCTCTGCCATCCCAGGTGATCTCGGCGTGTTGGCGGGACACCCCGGTATCAGGGAGACGAAAATCAACATCATTGGAACGGCCAATAGTGTTAGAACCTTCATGGACCAAGTAGGTCCGAGAGGAACCGTCTTGAAGCAATAGACTTACCGTGAGCTCCGATTCCTTGGGCGGGACCGGCTGGTTAACCTGGTCTTCTTCGTGATGGGGTTGATGAGATTGAGCTGTGGATGGGGCAGGGAAACCACCACCGGCGGCCGGAAAATACTCAGTTTCCCAAGGGGGAGACGCTTGCTGGCGTGACTGATGCATTGACTCACTTTCCTCAGGTATTAGCTCAAGGTGGCGGGAATCAAAGCCACTACTTTCTGCGGGGTGTGGGGAAATGGACGACGATGCGCGAAGCTGTCCGGTGCGCATTCCTTCCTCCGCTTCCACAATGACGGTTGGTGGGCCTTCTAAAATCCAGCCTCGGTTCCGGCACAACCGCATCATCTGTTCTGCGAAAGACTCCGGGAGGTTGGGATAGTGAGAAGAAAGATTATCCCTATCTTTTGGGCTGACACTGACGCGAATGACATTCGGTGCAGTGATCGTTCCTTGGGGAGAACGGGTCAAATTATCTTCAAGTTCCTGTTTAATAAGTTCATCGATTTCAGCGGGAACCACGCGTCCCCCAAAAACGAAAGCGAACCCATTATCGAGGCCACGCTGCATGGCACTGTCAATTTTGGCGAAACGTCCTAGGACAGACACCGTTGACCTCCTTACAGTAATCTCTAATCTCGACAGCCATATATTCCCGCACATCAGAAAATTAAAGAGCTCTGATATGCGCTAGTAATAGTATAGGCAGCTAAGGGTACAGGATCCTAGTTCAAATTACCTTAATAATATGATCTGAGTGTGTTCTGGATCTTTGAGAAATCCATTGTCAACTGCAGATTTGGGTATTTGGCGGTGACTCATGGTATCTTAGTCAAGTCGCACAGCGGCTGTATTGG
This genomic interval from Corynebacterium poyangense contains the following:
- a CDS encoding DUF3662 and FHA domain-containing protein encodes the protein MSVLGRFAKIDSAMQRGLDNGFAFVFGGRVVPAEIDELIKQELEDNLTRSPQGTITAPNVIRVSVSPKDRDNLSSHYPNLPESFAEQMMRLCRNRGWILEGPPTVIVEAEEGMRTGQLRASSSISPHPAESSGFDSRHLELIPEESESMHQSRQQASPPWETEYFPAAGGGFPAPSTAQSHQPHHEEDQVNQPVPPKESELTVSLLLQDGSSRTYLVHEGSNTIGRSNDVDFRLPDTGVSRQHAEITWDGRDAVLVDLQSTNGTTVNDTPVENWLLADGDIITLGHSHIEVRITGNPQN
- a CDS encoding FHA domain-containing protein FhaB/FipA, which codes for MESLIMLIMKIGLLVLLWFFVLMAVRAMKRDSDNVSGSLPAQGNGSVVSHGGSSIRRTPPATRLQIVEGPLQGSYLEVDQIDDIVIGRGKDCTFQVGDDYASSHHARLFKRGNDWFIEDLASRNGTYLGGYRIEQPERVAVGSDIKVGRTTVRLVP
- a CDS encoding PP2C family protein-serine/threonine phosphatase, translated to MTLYFDYAAASDRGLVRGNNEDSAYAGNYLLALADGMGGHAAGEVASQLMIRHLAQLDADPEDLDMAALLGSVAEDANQEIRSEAAQHVEYTGMGTTLTALLFNGTELALCHVGDSRGYRLRDGKLTQITKDDTFVQSLVDQGKLSPEDVSTHPRRSVILKAYTGEPVDPTLESFDAQPGDRWLLCSDGLSDPVTHSTIESTLSQGTPEEAARRLVDLALRSGGPDNVTVVIADIKEGDDNSRAQSIKNVPQTVGALAGEPEEDNWPDSSAGRAAAIQRRPATITPDGRSVPQPLTGHSSENDEPPLPDAAHVEEDSYSPRNTKSRWVWMISALVAVIALLLGGWALNSRLDRNFYLSVTDQQELLIQQGANYTIFGHDLHSPYQLACIDGSGDLRLLSPEDATQDRSCQVFKLNDLPESARGSVSSMPSGSYDSVKEDLQRLAAEALPACVTREGNKNQQEDKAGARTTPGVDCRIVQNTEEANR
- a CDS encoding FtsW/RodA/SpoVE family cell cycle protein, giving the protein MSVLKQLTARRTEMALLIVATVFIAITLVNLELSQGNALSTEMLWVIGGFIVIFTLAHLALCILAPQADQIMLPVTSVLNGLGLVMIYRLDLATEAGLVNRQILWSLVGIALMITVLVVLPDYRVLTRYSYLLGLVGLVLLALPLAWPTAINADARIWINFGPFSVQPGEFSKILLLLFFAQLLVNKRALFTVAGYRFLGMDFPRLRDLAPVLAVWAFAMIIMAGANDFGPALLLFITVLGMVYLATGRASWLLIGVVLIAIGAVGLYFISDKIQERVAYFLDPTSGYQLSMALFGMSFGGISGTGIGQGYPYLVPVAESDYILAAIGEELGFVGLTAVLLLFAVFITRGFRTAMQARDSYGTLLAAGLSLTIAVQVFVVGAGITALLPMTGLTTPFMSQGGSSLMANYILLGLILRISHIARSPQKEQPVASLSAAPAGGN